A region of Campylobacter sp. RM16189 DNA encodes the following proteins:
- the tsf gene encoding translation elongation factor Ts, with protein MEITAQMVKELREATGAGMMDCKKALAEANGDMEKAVDILREKGLGQAAKKADRLASEGLVTVEVCEHCKKATITEINSETDFVAKNVQFQNLTKDTTAHIQANSISSVESLNESVINGVKFEDYFKGQIATIGENLVVRRFETVKVDENGVLNGYVHSNGRVGVIIAAACDSAQTAQKAEDFIRNLCMHAAAMKPSVISYKDLDREFVEKEFIALKAELEKDNEELVRLGKPLHHIPSYASRLQLTDDVVAKAEDAIKEELKAEGKPEKIWDKIIPGKIERFFADNTVLDQRLTLLGQFYVMDDKKTVEQVITEKSKELGGKIEIVKYVRFELGEGLEKKNEDFAAEVAAQMA; from the coding sequence ATGGAAATAACCGCACAAATGGTAAAAGAGCTCCGTGAAGCAACCGGAGCCGGAATGATGGATTGTAAAAAGGCTTTAGCCGAAGCTAACGGAGATATGGAAAAAGCCGTAGATATACTTCGCGAAAAGGGTCTTGGGCAAGCCGCTAAAAAAGCCGACAGGCTTGCAAGCGAGGGTCTTGTAACGGTTGAAGTGTGCGAACACTGCAAGAAAGCAACTATTACAGAGATAAATTCAGAAACCGATTTTGTTGCTAAAAACGTTCAATTTCAAAACCTTACAAAAGACACTACCGCTCATATCCAAGCAAACTCTATCTCTAGCGTAGAAAGCCTTAATGAGAGCGTTATAAACGGTGTTAAATTTGAAGATTATTTCAAGGGTCAAATCGCTACAATCGGCGAAAATTTGGTAGTAAGACGCTTTGAGACAGTTAAAGTAGATGAAAACGGCGTATTAAACGGATATGTACATTCAAACGGACGCGTTGGCGTTATCATCGCTGCAGCTTGCGATAGCGCTCAAACAGCTCAAAAAGCAGAGGATTTCATAAGAAATTTATGTATGCATGCAGCCGCTATGAAGCCAAGCGTGATAAGCTACAAAGATCTTGATAGAGAATTTGTGGAAAAAGAATTTATCGCTCTTAAAGCCGAGCTTGAAAAAGACAATGAAGAGTTGGTTCGCCTTGGCAAACCGCTTCACCATATCCCAAGTTACGCAAGTAGATTGCAACTTACCGATGATGTCGTAGCAAAAGCCGAAGACGCGATAAAAGAAGAGCTAAAAGCCGAAGGTAAGCCTGAGAAAATTTGGGATAAAATCATACCTGGCAAGATCGAAAGATTTTTTGCGGACAATACCGTACTAGATCAAAGACTTACTCTTTTAGGCCAATTTTACGTAATGGACGACAAGAAAACTGTTGAGCAGGTAATAACTGAAAAGAGCAAAGAGCTTGGCGGCAAAATCGAGATTGTAAAATACGTTAGATTTGAGCTTGGCGAAGGCTTGGAGAAGAAAAACGAAGATTTTGCGGCGGAAGTTGCGGCGCAAATGGCTTAA
- the rpsB gene encoding 30S ribosomal protein S2: protein MVTMRDLLECGVHFGHQTRRWNPKMKKFIFGERKGIYIIDLQKTIRYFRYTYNIVRDAAAEGKTILFVGTKKQAGQTVGEYAEKCGMPYVNHRWLGGMMTNFGTIRQSIRKLEVIEAMEEDGSINLLTKKEALMLRRKKEKLVAYLGGIRNMKTPPDMIFVIDTVKEKIAVQEANRLKIPVVAPIDTNCDPDVIDYPIPGNDDAIRSVQLFCQEMAEAIIEGRSQLEKDGGVAEEGKEEVTQDEKDAVLEEAFSEEEFEAEDEE, encoded by the coding sequence ATGGTAACAATGAGAGATTTGCTAGAGTGCGGCGTTCACTTCGGACACCAAACACGCAGATGGAACCCAAAGATGAAAAAATTCATTTTTGGCGAGAGAAAAGGTATCTACATTATAGATCTACAAAAAACTATCCGCTACTTCCGCTACACGTACAACATCGTTCGTGACGCAGCGGCAGAGGGTAAAACTATCCTTTTTGTCGGAACAAAAAAACAAGCTGGTCAAACAGTTGGCGAATACGCTGAAAAATGCGGAATGCCATACGTAAATCACCGCTGGTTGGGCGGCATGATGACAAACTTCGGAACAATCCGCCAAAGCATACGCAAGCTTGAAGTTATCGAAGCTATGGAAGAAGATGGCTCAATCAATCTTCTAACCAAAAAAGAAGCTTTGATGCTAAGAAGAAAAAAAGAGAAGCTTGTAGCCTACCTTGGCGGAATTAGAAATATGAAAACTCCACCTGATATGATCTTTGTTATCGATACAGTTAAAGAAAAAATAGCAGTTCAAGAAGCAAACAGATTAAAAATCCCTGTAGTTGCTCCGATAGATACAAACTGCGATCCTGACGTAATCGACTATCCAATCCCTGGAAATGACGATGCTATCCGTTCGGTGCAACTTTTCTGCCAAGAGATGGCTGAGGCTATCATCGAAGGACGCTCACAACTTGAAAAAGACGGCGGTGTAGCCGAAGAAGGCAAAGAAGAGGTTACTCAAGATGAGAAAGATGCTGTGCTAGAAGAGGCATTTAGCGAAGAAGAATTTGAAGCGGAGGATGAAGAATAA
- the argS gene encoding arginine--tRNA ligase, which yields MKNLVIDEIKKVIEVDFVLEKPKDKNLAHYATPLAFSLAKELKKSPVIIAQDIASKFQDSEIFEVSALNGYINFKLKQNFLGNLAKAAIENPQNFARGGAESEKILLEYVSANPTGPLHIGHVRGAVFGDTLARVGRYIGKDIKTEYYINDAGNQIDLLGISISLRAREELFSENVVYPEAYYRGDYILDIAKAAEQKFGKEIFYDQSRNLELADFGKDIVLNLIKQNLADAQIFIENWSSERSYYDQLDETLDRLRSCNGIYEQEGKIWLNSSSVGDEKDRVIVREDGRETYLAGDIVYHNDKFKRGYDRYINIWGADHHGYIARMKAAVHFLGYDENRLEVLLSQMVSLLKNGEQFKMSKRSGNVVLMSDVVEEIGYEALRFIFLSKKSDTHLEFDVDELKKEDSSNPIFYINYAHARVNQIFAKAGKVVDDVKNANFVNLNEDAKNLLFEALALNEVLVDAFNVRSMQKICDYLKSLAANFHKFYNENRVVGSENEDELLKLFAVVALSIKTALSLMGITAKDKM from the coding sequence TTGAAAAATTTAGTCATAGACGAGATAAAAAAAGTTATAGAGGTTGATTTTGTCCTTGAAAAACCAAAGGATAAAAATCTCGCCCACTATGCGACTCCTCTTGCGTTTTCTTTGGCAAAAGAGCTTAAAAAATCTCCGGTAATCATAGCACAAGATATTGCTAGCAAATTTCAAGACAGCGAGATCTTTGAAGTAAGCGCATTAAATGGCTATATAAATTTTAAGTTAAAACAAAATTTCTTAGGCAATCTTGCTAAAGCCGCTATAGAAAACCCTCAAAATTTTGCAAGAGGCGGAGCCGAAAGTGAAAAAATTTTACTTGAATACGTAAGTGCAAATCCTACAGGTCCTCTTCATATAGGTCACGTAAGAGGTGCTGTATTTGGAGATACTCTTGCTAGAGTCGGCAGATATATAGGCAAAGATATTAAGACTGAATACTATATCAATGATGCGGGTAATCAAATAGATCTGCTTGGAATTTCCATAAGTCTTAGAGCCCGCGAAGAACTTTTTAGTGAAAATGTAGTCTATCCGGAGGCTTATTATAGAGGCGATTATATCCTAGACATAGCTAAGGCTGCGGAACAAAAATTTGGCAAGGAAATTTTTTACGATCAGAGTAGAAATTTAGAACTAGCCGATTTTGGTAAAGACATTGTATTAAATCTTATTAAGCAAAATTTAGCAGATGCGCAAATTTTTATAGAAAACTGGTCAAGCGAGAGAAGCTATTATGATCAGCTTGACGAGACTCTTGATAGGCTTAGATCTTGTAACGGAATATATGAGCAAGAGGGTAAAATTTGGCTAAATTCCAGTTCGGTTGGAGATGAAAAGGATAGGGTTATAGTACGTGAAGATGGTCGCGAAACCTATCTGGCGGGCGATATCGTATATCACAACGATAAATTTAAGCGCGGATACGATAGATATATAAATATCTGGGGGGCCGATCACCACGGATATATAGCAAGAATGAAAGCGGCCGTACATTTTCTTGGCTATGATGAAAATAGACTAGAGGTTTTACTCTCACAGATGGTTAGCCTACTTAAAAACGGCGAACAGTTTAAGATGAGTAAGAGAAGCGGTAATGTAGTCTTGATGAGTGATGTTGTGGAAGAGATTGGCTATGAAGCTCTTAGATTCATATTCCTTAGCAAAAAGAGCGATACTCACCTTGAATTTGATGTAGACGAGCTTAAAAAAGAGGATAGTTCAAACCCGATTTTTTACATAAATTACGCTCATGCAAGAGTTAATCAAATTTTTGCAAAGGCTGGTAAAGTTGTAGATGATGTCAAAAATGCGAACTTTGTAAATTTGAATGAAGATGCTAAAAATCTGCTTTTTGAAGCACTTGCTTTAAACGAGGTTTTAGTAGATGCGTTTAACGTTCGCTCTATGCAAAAAATTTGTGACTACTTAAAGTCTTTGGCTGCTAATTTTCATAAATTTTATAATGAAAATCGAGTTGTCGGGAGCGAAAACGAAGATGAGTTGTTAAAGTTATTTGCAGTTGTTGCACTCTCTATAAAAACAGCGCTTTCTCTTATGGGAATAACTGCAAAAGATAAGATGTAA
- the pgeF gene encoding peptidoglycan editing factor PgeF — translation MKQINFILDNERFYGGFTTCFGGVSRGAYKSLNLGDHVGDEPKNVAKNREILANLLGVEIRNLKFMRQIHSNRVEIIRNLDDEIPPCDGIITNLKGVALCVLVADCSPILIVDEVREVVAAIHAGRAGTVGKICTNTVNLMKLEFGCIEQNLSVFIGPNIKGGCYDIGGLDLGEFNRYKNDVKFDINAALADEFKELGVKSVKFDEICTHCDERYFSYRRERITGRFSGFIMAR, via the coding sequence ATGAAACAAATTAATTTTATACTTGATAACGAGCGTTTTTACGGTGGTTTTACAACTTGTTTTGGAGGAGTTAGCAGAGGAGCTTATAAGAGCTTAAATTTGGGCGATCATGTAGGAGACGAGCCTAAAAATGTAGCTAAAAATCGCGAAATTTTAGCGAATTTGCTTGGTGTGGAGATAAGAAATCTAAAATTTATGCGTCAAATTCACTCAAACCGCGTGGAAATAATTAGAAATTTAGATGATGAAATACCTCCTTGCGACGGCATAATCACAAATTTAAAAGGCGTTGCGCTTTGCGTTTTAGTGGCTGACTGCTCGCCTATTTTGATTGTGGATGAGGTGCGTGAGGTTGTGGCTGCTATCCATGCGGGAAGAGCGGGAACTGTAGGTAAGATTTGCACCAATACCGTAAATTTAATGAAGCTCGAATTTGGGTGCATCGAGCAAAATTTAAGCGTTTTTATTGGACCAAATATCAAAGGCGGTTGCTATGATATAGGCGGGCTTGATCTTGGCGAGTTTAATAGATACAAAAACGATGTTAAATTTGATATAAACGCCGCTTTGGCTGATGAATTTAAGGAACTTGGCGTAAAGAGCGTAAAATTTGATGAAATTTGCACGCATTGCGATGAGAGGTATTTTTCCTATCGCAGAGAGCGAATTACGGGAAGATTTTCGGGTTTTATTATGGCGAGATAG
- a CDS encoding tetratricopeptide repeat protein: MKKIICMMVCAAALFASTLNKADDAYVDGKYEEAAKLYEKACNEGDMQGCYNLGAMYENERGVKYDMQKAVNLYEKACNGDNVYGCYNLAMVYSDLKDYAKAVTLLTKACNGEDGMACFNLGVFNFKGEGIKEDKKAGNEFFKKACEYGTPEGCYELARSYVRGHGIELNFKKAEEFHAKACQMHHSRGCYNVGALNTNPKAKAHMKQDREKAKEFFKQGCDLGDEQSCENLMFMELGKL; this comes from the coding sequence TTGAAAAAGATTATCTGTATGATGGTTTGCGCGGCAGCGCTTTTTGCCTCGACTTTAAACAAGGCTGATGATGCGTATGTAGATGGCAAATACGAAGAGGCGGCAAAGCTTTATGAGAAGGCTTGCAATGAGGGCGATATGCAGGGATGCTATAACCTTGGCGCCATGTATGAAAACGAAAGAGGCGTTAAATACGACATGCAAAAGGCGGTAAACCTCTATGAAAAAGCTTGCAACGGCGATAATGTCTATGGCTGCTATAACCTTGCTATGGTTTATAGCGATTTGAAAGATTACGCAAAAGCTGTTACGCTTCTAACGAAAGCTTGCAACGGCGAAGACGGCATGGCGTGCTTTAACTTGGGCGTGTTTAACTTCAAAGGCGAAGGCATAAAAGAGGATAAAAAGGCAGGCAACGAATTCTTTAAAAAAGCTTGCGAATACGGGACTCCTGAAGGTTGCTACGAGCTAGCGCGCTCTTATGTAAGGGGTCATGGAATCGAGCTAAATTTCAAAAAAGCCGAAGAGTTTCACGCTAAAGCTTGCCAGATGCATCACTCAAGAGGTTGTTACAACGTGGGTGCGCTAAATACAAATCCGAAAGCCAAAGCTCACATGAAGCAAGATAGAGAAAAGGCTAAGGAGTTTTTTAAGCAAGGCTGCGATCTGGGTGATGAGCAAAGCTGTGAAAATTTAATGTTTATGGAGCTTGGAAAGCTTTGA
- a CDS encoding DUF4198 domain-containing protein encodes MKKILTSLVVAGALSGAFAHDFWVTGKNADKFSADIGYGHGFPMPEKIEDKRVGLFDPLYIVDKTGAKTVLKQAGENYHYEGEKLKKGSYVLAGDYKPTFWSKDKDGKWHQDGHKENVKNVESCGFHARTAKSIIVEGDQVEDFIYKPIGQIVEIVPLSDITKIKVDTPFKLQFFANGKPAKVAKVTGVIEGFPEGKYTFFGTTDLQGVIEVIAIKEGNWLFQAKHETAYADPKKCDKEELDASLVIKVNK; translated from the coding sequence ATGAAGAAGATATTAACTTCTTTAGTCGTAGCAGGTGCGTTAAGCGGTGCTTTTGCACATGATTTTTGGGTAACGGGTAAAAATGCGGACAAATTTAGCGCAGATATCGGCTATGGACACGGCTTTCCTATGCCTGAAAAGATCGAAGATAAGCGTGTAGGACTTTTTGATCCGCTATATATCGTGGATAAAACCGGTGCTAAAACCGTTTTAAAGCAAGCCGGCGAAAACTATCACTATGAGGGCGAAAAGCTCAAAAAAGGCTCTTATGTTCTAGCAGGCGACTATAAACCTACATTTTGGTCAAAAGATAAGGACGGCAAGTGGCATCAAGACGGACATAAAGAAAATGTAAAAAACGTTGAATCTTGCGGATTTCACGCTAGAACGGCTAAAAGCATAATCGTAGAAGGCGATCAAGTGGAGGACTTCATCTATAAGCCGATAGGTCAGATCGTAGAAATCGTTCCTCTAAGCGATATTACGAAGATCAAGGTTGATACTCCTTTTAAATTGCAATTTTTCGCTAACGGCAAGCCTGCGAAAGTTGCTAAAGTTACGGGCGTGATTGAAGGATTTCCTGAGGGTAAATATACATTTTTTGGCACGACTGACCTTCAAGGCGTGATCGAAGTTATAGCTATCAAAGAGGGAAATTGGCTATTTCAAGCCAAGCACGAGACGGCTTACGCAGATCCTAAAAAATGCGACAAAGAAGAGCTTGACGCTAGTCTTGTAATAAAAGTAAATAAATAA
- the gmk gene encoding guanylate kinase: protein MKGQILLISGPSGSGKSTLLNRLLKEETDLYFSISSTTRAIRDGEKDGVNYHYISEEEFKKGIEEDSFLEWAYVHKNYYGTSLKPVLKALNEGKIAVFDIDVQGFHIARKKFGELITSVFITTHSQNELKRRLEGRRTDSAQTIEHRLANALDEMEHILEYDYFFINDDLEESYKNLQSILRVIRLKSNSINLRETINNWREF from the coding sequence TTGAAGGGGCAAATTTTACTTATTTCAGGACCTAGCGGAAGTGGTAAAAGTACCCTTTTAAATAGGCTTTTAAAAGAGGAAACCGATCTTTATTTTTCGATTTCAAGTACAACAAGAGCTATAAGAGATGGTGAAAAAGATGGTGTAAACTATCACTATATCAGCGAAGAGGAGTTTAAAAAGGGTATCGAAGAGGATAGTTTCTTGGAGTGGGCGTATGTGCATAAAAACTACTACGGAACATCATTAAAACCTGTATTAAAAGCTCTTAATGAAGGAAAAATCGCCGTATTTGATATAGATGTGCAAGGCTTTCATATAGCTAGAAAAAAATTTGGCGAGCTTATAACCTCTGTTTTTATTACAACTCACAGCCAAAATGAACTTAAACGTAGGCTCGAGGGTCGGAGAACCGATAGCGCACAAACTATTGAACATCGCCTAGCAAACGCTCTTGATGAGATGGAGCACATCTTAGAATACGATTATTTTTTCATAAACGATGATCTTGAAGAGAGTTATAAAAACTTGCAGTCAATTTTAAGAGTTATTAGGCTAAAAAGTAATAGTATAAATTTACGCGAAACTATCAATAATTGGCGTGAATTTTGA
- the fliR gene encoding flagellar biosynthetic protein FliR produces the protein MEIVSFFGADRVITFMLLFARLSGLIVFFPFFGHSQIPISAKTALTFFLTIFLFPMASVKSGEIYYIAVEILSELMLGLCAGLLVTIVFGILQLAGEQISMVMGFSMASVLDPQTGINSPVMSNIINFLALMTFLAFDGHHLLLLFFANSLTHIPLGEFYPSANIVHYTSKSMINLFMFGFIMSFPILALSLLSDLIFGMLMKTMPQFNLLVVGYPIKIVIGFLVLIAILTGMMELFSELMFRVINDMPSLFFN, from the coding sequence ATGGAGATAGTAAGCTTTTTTGGCGCTGATAGAGTGATAACTTTTATGCTTTTATTCGCCAGATTAAGCGGGCTTATCGTGTTTTTCCCGTTTTTTGGACACTCTCAAATTCCAATTTCTGCAAAAACCGCTCTTACGTTTTTTTTAACTATCTTCTTATTTCCTATGGCTAGCGTTAAAAGTGGAGAAATTTACTATATTGCAGTTGAAATTTTAAGCGAACTTATGCTTGGACTTTGTGCAGGATTGCTTGTAACCATCGTATTTGGCATACTTCAGCTTGCCGGCGAGCAAATTTCTATGGTTATGGGATTTTCTATGGCTAGTGTGCTTGATCCTCAGACGGGTATAAACTCGCCCGTGATGTCAAATATCATAAATTTTCTTGCTTTGATGACGTTCTTGGCATTTGACGGACATCATCTTTTGTTGCTATTTTTTGCAAATTCACTCACCCATATCCCGCTTGGCGAATTTTATCCAAGCGCAAATATAGTTCATTACACTTCAAAATCGATGATAAATCTCTTTATGTTCGGCTTTATCATGTCGTTTCCTATCCTTGCACTTTCTCTTTTGTCCGATCTTATTTTTGGCATGCTTATGAAGACTATGCCGCAGTTTAACCTGCTGGTTGTGGGTTATCCTATTAAGATTGTGATAGGGTTTTTAGTGCTGATTGCTATTTTAACAGGAATGATGGAACTATTTAGCGAGCTTATGTTTAGAGTGATAAACGATATGCCGTCGCTCTTTTTTAACTAA
- a CDS encoding acetyltransferase — MGYEAFAPKDLRVVKIIQNAKKFGVERLQNEALVKEFLNREQISLSEDERENIRQIFINLMKIEEEVQLSG; from the coding sequence ATGGGATATGAAGCCTTTGCGCCTAAGGATTTAAGAGTGGTAAAAATAATTCAAAACGCCAAGAAATTTGGAGTGGAAAGACTTCAAAACGAAGCTTTGGTAAAGGAATTCTTAAATCGCGAGCAAATTTCATTAAGTGAAGACGAACGCGAAAACATAAGACAAATTTTTATAAATTTGATGAAGATTGAAGAGGAAGTGCAACTAAGCGGGTGA
- a CDS encoding tetratricopeptide repeat protein produces the protein MKKIALIVLLSSALFGAQLQEAQRLFRIGDEKAAAKILTKSCDERVLDSCVMLGNFYFSNDKRKFEYEKAVNLYAKACDGGNLLGCDRLASAYYEGRGVKQDFAFAAKFAKQACDADIPYSCIILANLHYYGNGVIKDHAQALKFYERACELETASSCVMAAKMHEKGEGAPKDIQKSLLYHERACALGAKSSCDKAQNLK, from the coding sequence ATGAAAAAGATAGCTTTGATTGTTTTATTGTCTTCTGCTCTTTTTGGTGCGCAGTTGCAAGAAGCGCAAAGACTCTTTCGCATAGGAGATGAAAAAGCCGCAGCTAAAATACTAACTAAAAGCTGCGACGAAAGAGTTTTGGACTCTTGTGTTATGCTTGGAAATTTTTACTTTTCAAACGACAAGCGTAAATTTGAGTATGAAAAGGCGGTTAATCTCTACGCAAAGGCATGCGATGGCGGAAATTTGCTTGGTTGCGATAGACTTGCGAGCGCTTATTATGAGGGCAGAGGGGTTAAGCAAGACTTCGCGTTTGCTGCTAAATTTGCTAAGCAAGCTTGCGATGCCGATATTCCTTACAGCTGTATCATCTTAGCGAATTTGCACTACTACGGAAACGGTGTCATAAAAGATCATGCACAGGCGCTTAAATTTTACGAGCGGGCATGTGAGCTTGAGACGGCTTCAAGTTGCGTTATGGCGGCAAAGATGCATGAAAAAGGCGAGGGTGCGCCAAAAGACATACAAAAATCGCTTCTTTATCACGAAAGAGCATGCGCTCTTGGAGCTAAATCAAGCTGTGATAAAGCTCAAAATCTAAAATAA
- the iadA gene encoding beta-aspartyl-peptidase encodes MLLLKNANLFTPEHVGDSDVLVGGGKILAIGKGLDFRCENLETYDLKGKILAPGLIDQHVHITGGGGEAGYHSRTPEIKLSEIVKHGITTVVGVLGTDGCTRSLENLYSKAKALEFEGISTFIHTGSYATPTVTFTGSITKDLVLIDKVRGVKIAMSDNRSSYPTDEELIKILTQIRIGGMISKKGGVMHMHMGGLSSKLDAVFRILKDCEFPVQYFSPTHCARTKDLFDECLKLQKMGGFFDITSGGSQFAPLHEVIAYGIEKGLKLDMMTMSSDGNGSVPKFDESGALVGYGCASCSANLDVLRDVVKNKILTHTQAFALMGKNVAKFLNLENKGSIKVGFDADFTSFNEDMAVQDVIAKGEFCVKDKELVKKGFFE; translated from the coding sequence ATGCTACTACTTAAAAATGCAAATTTATTTACCCCTGAGCATGTCGGAGATAGTGATGTGCTTGTGGGCGGAGGTAAAATTTTAGCTATCGGAAAAGGACTTGATTTCCGCTGTGAAAACCTTGAGACTTACGATCTTAAAGGCAAAATTTTAGCTCCCGGACTAATCGATCAACATGTCCATATCACTGGTGGAGGAGGCGAAGCGGGATATCATTCAAGAACTCCTGAAATTAAATTAAGCGAGATCGTAAAGCACGGTATCACGACTGTCGTTGGAGTTTTAGGCACTGATGGCTGCACCAGAAGTCTTGAAAATCTTTACTCCAAAGCAAAAGCACTTGAATTTGAAGGAATTTCGACATTTATCCATACAGGTTCATACGCTACGCCGACTGTTACTTTTACGGGAAGTATTACTAAAGACTTAGTGTTAATCGATAAAGTTAGAGGCGTTAAAATCGCAATGTCGGATAACAGAAGCAGTTATCCGACCGATGAAGAGCTTATCAAGATCCTAACTCAGATAAGAATTGGAGGCATGATATCCAAAAAAGGCGGCGTGATGCATATGCACATGGGCGGACTATCTAGCAAGCTTGATGCGGTGTTTAGGATACTAAAAGACTGCGAATTTCCTGTTCAGTACTTCTCGCCGACACATTGTGCCAGGACAAAAGATCTCTTTGATGAGTGCTTGAAACTGCAAAAGATGGGCGGATTTTTTGATATCACAAGCGGCGGAAGCCAGTTTGCTCCGCTTCATGAGGTAATCGCTTACGGCATCGAAAAGGGCTTAAAGCTAGACATGATGACGATGAGTTCTGATGGCAACGGAAGCGTGCCTAAATTTGATGAAAGTGGTGCTTTGGTCGGATACGGATGTGCAAGTTGCAGTGCAAATTTAGACGTGCTAAGAGACGTGGTTAAAAACAAAATTTTAACTCACACTCAGGCTTTTGCTTTGATGGGAAAAAATGTGGCTAAATTTTTAAATTTAGAAAATAAAGGCTCTATAAAAGTCGGTTTTGACGCGGACTTTACGAGCTTTAATGAAGATATGGCAGTTCAAGACGTAATAGCAAAAGGCGAGTTTTGCGTGAAAGATAAAGAGCTTGTTAAAAAAGGATTTTTCGAGTGA
- the tatA gene encoding twin-arginine translocase TatA/TatE family subunit: protein MGPSVQQLLIVLLIIVLLFGAKKIPELAKGLGKGIKSFKSEMETDDKKAENVEKVEEKKEEAITATKVDETTKSA, encoded by the coding sequence ATGGGTCCAAGTGTCCAACAATTGCTTATAGTTTTACTTATAATAGTTTTGCTTTTTGGAGCAAAGAAGATTCCGGAGCTTGCAAAAGGACTTGGTAAGGGTATAAAAAGCTTTAAATCAGAGATGGAAACCGATGATAAAAAAGCTGAGAATGTAGAGAAAGTTGAAGAGAAAAAAGAGGAAGCTATAACCGCTACAAAAGTAGATGAAACCACTAAGAGTGCGTAA
- a CDS encoding ABC transporter ATP-binding protein, translated as MEILKGVDLSFAYDYTLFENVNISLNSRESSAILGVSGCGKSTILHILSTLLKPKTGEVIYKGRSLYDLSSNELLQIRRLDFGIIFQAHYLFKGFNARENIELAGILSSENIDENILKNLKIKEVLNQKVGELSGGQQQRVSIARVLCKKPKIIFADEPTGNLDKQTANDVMNTLFEYIKANDAALVLVTHDNELASRCTNVYKLEDKQLQKWR; from the coding sequence ATGGAAATTTTAAAGGGCGTAGATCTTAGCTTTGCGTATGATTATACGCTCTTTGAAAATGTCAATATATCTTTAAATTCCCGCGAAAGCTCGGCAATTTTAGGCGTAAGCGGATGCGGGAAATCAACTATACTTCATATACTTTCAACACTGCTTAAGCCTAAAACGGGCGAGGTTATTTATAAAGGCAGGTCGCTTTATGATCTCTCTTCAAACGAGCTTTTGCAAATTCGTAGACTTGATTTCGGAATTATTTTTCAAGCGCACTATCTGTTTAAAGGCTTTAACGCAAGGGAAAATATCGAACTTGCAGGAATTTTATCGAGTGAAAATATAGATGAAAATATCCTTAAAAATTTAAAAATCAAAGAAGTTTTAAATCAAAAAGTAGGCGAATTGAGCGGAGGGCAGCAGCAGCGCGTGAGTATCGCTAGAGTGCTATGTAAAAAGCCAAAAATAATATTTGCCGACGAACCCACCGGAAATTTAGATAAACAAACCGCAAATGACGTCATGAACACGCTTTTTGAGTATATCAAAGCAAACGATGCCGCACTCGTGCTTGTAACGCATGATAACGAGCTTGCAAGCAGATGCACAAACGTATATAAGCTAGAGGATAAACAACTGCAAAAATGGAGATAG